In a single window of the Atlantibacter hermannii genome:
- the lpxC gene encoding UDP-3-O-[3-hydroxymyristoyl] N-acetylglucosamine deacetylase codes for MIKQRTLKRIVQATGVGLHTGKKVTLTLRPAPANTGVIYRRTDLNPPVDFPADAKSVRDTMLCTCLVNEHDVRISTVEHLNAALAGLGIDNIVIEVDAPEIPIMDGSAAPFVYLLLDAGIDELKVAKKFVRIKETVRVEDGDKWAEFKPYNGFSLDFTIDFNHPAIDASTQRYQMNFSAEAFMRQISRARTFGFMRDIEYLQSRGLCLGGSFDCAIVVDDYRVLNEDGLRFEDEFVRHKMLDAIGDLFMCGHNIIGAFTAYKSGHALNNKLLQAVLAKQEAWEYVTFEDEAEMPLAFKAPSIVLA; via the coding sequence ATGATCAAACAAAGGACTCTTAAACGTATCGTTCAGGCGACTGGCGTCGGTTTGCATACCGGCAAGAAAGTCACACTGACGTTACGCCCTGCGCCGGCAAATACCGGGGTCATCTATCGTCGCACCGACTTGAATCCTCCGGTAGATTTTCCGGCTGATGCCAAATCTGTGCGTGATACCATGCTCTGTACTTGCCTGGTCAATGAGCATGACGTGCGGATTTCTACCGTTGAGCACCTGAACGCCGCCCTGGCGGGCCTGGGTATCGATAACATTGTTATCGAAGTTGACGCCCCGGAAATCCCGATTATGGATGGCAGTGCCGCACCGTTCGTCTATCTGCTGCTTGATGCAGGTATTGATGAACTGAAAGTGGCCAAGAAATTTGTTCGCATTAAAGAAACCGTTCGCGTGGAAGACGGTGACAAATGGGCCGAATTCAAGCCGTATAATGGTTTTTCGTTGGATTTCACCATCGACTTTAACCATCCGGCGATTGATGCCAGCACCCAGCGTTATCAGATGAACTTCTCCGCTGAAGCGTTTATGCGTCAAATCAGCCGCGCGCGTACCTTTGGCTTCATGCGTGATATTGAATACCTGCAGTCCCGTGGTCTGTGCCTGGGCGGCAGTTTCGATTGTGCCATCGTTGTTGACGATTATCGCGTATTGAATGAAGACGGCCTGCGTTTTGAAGACGAATTTGTTCGTCATAAAATGCTGGACGCCATTGGTGACCTGTTCATGTGTGGCCACAACATTATTGGTGCATTCACGGCTTATAAATCAGGCCATGCACTGAATAACAAACTGCTACAAGCGGTACTGGCTAAACAGGAAGCGTGGGAATATGTGACTTTCGAAGACGAAGCAGAAATGCCGCTCGCTTTCAAAGCACCTTCCATCGTTCTGGCGTAA
- the ftsZ gene encoding cell division protein FtsZ: MFEPMELTNDAVIKVIGVGGGGGNAVEHMVRERIEGVEFFAVNTDAQALRKTAVGQTIQIGSGITKGLGAGANPEVGRNAADEDREALRAALDGADMVFIAAGMGGGTGTGAAPVVAEVAKDLGILTVAVVTKPFNFEGKKRMAFAEQGITELSKHVDSLITIPNDKLLKVLGRGISLLDAFGAANDVLKGAVQGIAELITRPGLMNVDFADVRTVMSEMGYAMMGSGVASGEDRAEEAAEMAISSPLLEDIDLSGARGVLVNITAGFDLRLDEFETVGNTIRAFASDNATVVIGTSLDPDMNDELRVTVVATGIGMDKRPEITLVTNKQTQQPVMDRYQQHGMAPLQQEQKPAAKAVNDTTPQVAKEPDYLDIPAFLRKQAD; the protein is encoded by the coding sequence ATGTTTGAACCTATGGAACTGACCAATGACGCGGTGATTAAAGTCATCGGCGTCGGCGGTGGCGGTGGTAATGCCGTCGAACACATGGTGCGCGAGCGCATCGAAGGTGTGGAATTCTTTGCGGTAAATACCGATGCTCAGGCATTGCGTAAGACGGCAGTAGGACAGACTATCCAGATTGGTAGCGGGATCACCAAAGGCCTTGGCGCCGGTGCTAACCCGGAAGTAGGCCGTAACGCAGCGGATGAAGACCGCGAAGCGCTGCGCGCCGCCCTGGATGGCGCAGACATGGTGTTTATCGCTGCCGGTATGGGCGGTGGTACAGGTACGGGCGCTGCGCCGGTCGTTGCGGAAGTTGCCAAAGATCTGGGCATCCTGACCGTAGCAGTGGTAACCAAGCCCTTCAACTTCGAAGGCAAGAAGCGTATGGCCTTTGCAGAGCAGGGAATTACCGAGCTGTCCAAGCACGTAGACTCGTTAATCACTATCCCTAACGACAAGCTCCTGAAAGTACTGGGTCGCGGCATTTCTCTGCTGGACGCCTTCGGCGCAGCAAACGATGTATTGAAAGGCGCCGTTCAGGGCATCGCGGAGCTGATTACGCGTCCGGGCCTGATGAACGTTGACTTCGCGGACGTGCGTACCGTGATGTCTGAAATGGGTTACGCCATGATGGGTTCTGGCGTGGCAAGCGGCGAAGATCGTGCGGAAGAAGCGGCCGAAATGGCGATCTCTTCTCCGCTGCTGGAAGATATCGATCTGTCTGGCGCGCGTGGCGTTCTGGTTAACATCACGGCGGGCTTTGACCTGCGTCTGGACGAGTTTGAAACCGTCGGTAATACCATCCGTGCGTTTGCATCTGATAACGCGACCGTGGTAATCGGTACTTCTCTCGACCCGGATATGAATGATGAACTGCGCGTTACTGTTGTTGCCACGGGTATCGGCATGGACAAACGTCCGGAAATCACCCTGGTGACTAACAAGCAAACTCAGCAGCCGGTAATGGATCGTTACCAGCAGCATGGTATGGCGCCGCTCCAGCAGGAACAGAAACCGGCAGCCAAAGCGGTTAATGACACGACGCCGCAAGTTGCTAAAGAACCGGATTATCTGGATATTCCGGCGTTTTTGCGCAAACAAGCTGACTAA
- the ftsA gene encoding cell division protein FtsA gives MIKATDRKLVVGLEIGTAKVAALVGEVLPDGMVNIIGVGSCPSRGMDKGGVNDLESVVKCVQRAIDQAELMADCQISSVYLALSGKHISCQNEIGMVPISEEEVTQEDVENVVHTAKSVRVRDEHRVLHVIPQEYAIDYQEGIKNPVGLSGVRMQAKVHLITCHNDMAKNIVKAVERCGLKVDQLIFAGLAASYSVLTEDERELGVCVVDIGGGTMDIAVYTGGALRHTKVIPYAGNVVTSDIAYAFGTPPSDAEAIKVRHGCALGSIVGKDESVEVPSVGGRPPRSLQRQTLAEVIEPRYTELLNLVNEEILQLQEQLRQQGVKHHLAAGIVLTGGAAQIEGLAACAQRVFHTQVRIGQPLNITGLTDYAQEPYYSTAVGLLHYGKETHLSGETETEKRTSVGSWIKRLNGWLRKEF, from the coding sequence ATGATCAAGGCGACGGACAGAAAACTGGTAGTTGGACTAGAGATTGGGACTGCGAAGGTCGCCGCTTTAGTAGGGGAAGTTCTGCCCGACGGTATGGTCAATATAATTGGCGTCGGGAGTTGCCCCTCCCGTGGTATGGATAAAGGTGGGGTCAACGATCTTGAGTCGGTGGTGAAATGCGTACAACGCGCCATCGACCAGGCTGAACTGATGGCAGATTGCCAGATCTCTTCGGTATATCTGGCGCTTTCGGGTAAGCACATTAGTTGCCAGAACGAAATCGGTATGGTGCCTATTTCGGAAGAGGAAGTGACGCAGGAAGACGTGGAAAACGTGGTTCATACGGCCAAATCGGTGCGTGTGCGCGACGAACATCGCGTTTTGCATGTTATTCCTCAGGAATACGCTATCGATTATCAGGAAGGCATTAAAAATCCGGTAGGGTTATCCGGTGTACGTATGCAGGCTAAGGTCCATTTGATCACCTGTCATAACGACATGGCGAAAAACATTGTTAAAGCTGTTGAACGATGTGGCCTTAAAGTTGACCAACTCATTTTCGCGGGCCTTGCGGCGAGTTATTCAGTGCTAACTGAAGACGAACGCGAACTTGGCGTCTGTGTCGTGGATATCGGCGGTGGTACAATGGATATCGCTGTCTATACCGGCGGTGCGCTTCGCCACACCAAAGTGATCCCCTATGCGGGGAACGTGGTGACCAGCGATATCGCTTATGCCTTCGGCACACCGCCGAGTGACGCCGAAGCGATTAAAGTGCGCCACGGGTGCGCGCTGGGCTCGATTGTCGGCAAAGACGAAAGCGTCGAAGTGCCGAGCGTGGGCGGACGACCGCCGCGCAGTTTACAGCGTCAAACGCTTGCCGAGGTGATTGAGCCGCGTTATACCGAGTTGCTCAACCTCGTCAACGAAGAAATTTTGCAATTGCAGGAGCAGTTGCGTCAGCAAGGGGTGAAACACCACCTTGCGGCTGGCATCGTCTTAACTGGCGGCGCAGCGCAAATTGAAGGCCTCGCCGCCTGTGCGCAACGCGTATTCCATACGCAAGTACGTATCGGGCAGCCATTGAATATTACCGGGCTTACTGATTATGCTCAGGAGCCTTATTATTCTACGGCGGTAGGCCTGTTGCACTACGGGAAAGAAACACATCTCAGTGGTGAAACGGAAACGGAAAAACGGACTTCAGTCGGCTCGTGGATTAAACGACTCAACGGTTGGCTACGAAAAGAGTTTTAA